One Roseburia rectibacter DNA window includes the following coding sequences:
- the pta gene encoding phosphate acetyltransferase, which yields MFGFGQLIDILKKDPKKIVFTEGDDPRILEAASRLLAGTFLHPILIGSPEKIAVEAEESGFNIRGAEIIDPANYDRMDEMISLFCELRKSKGVTPEQAKGILSQANYFGTMLVKMGVADALLGGATYSTADTVRPALQLIKTKPGNTIVSSCFIMVRPAATGENEVLAMGDCAINIHPTEDELVEIAGETAQCAKIFGVDPKVAFLSYSTLGSGKGEDVDKMRNAASKAKAKYPDLPIEGELQFDAAVSPRVARTKCPGNPVAGHANTFIFPDINAGNIGYKIAQRLGNFEAYGPILLGLNAPINDLSRGCNAAEVYSMAIITAALA from the coding sequence ATGTTTGGATTTGGACAACTGATCGACATCTTAAAAAAAGATCCTAAGAAAATCGTATTTACAGAAGGCGATGATCCTCGTATTTTAGAAGCTGCTTCCCGTCTGTTAGCAGGAACATTCCTTCATCCGATCTTAATCGGTAGCCCGGAGAAAATCGCTGTAGAGGCTGAGGAGAGCGGTTTTAATATCCGTGGAGCAGAGATCATTGATCCGGCTAACTACGACAGAATGGATGAGATGATTTCTTTATTCTGCGAACTTCGTAAGAGTAAAGGTGTGACACCGGAGCAGGCAAAGGGTATCCTTTCCCAGGCAAACTACTTCGGAACAATGCTTGTAAAAATGGGCGTTGCTGATGCACTTCTTGGTGGAGCTACTTATTCAACAGCAGATACTGTACGTCCGGCATTACAGCTGATCAAAACAAAACCGGGCAATACAATCGTATCTTCCTGCTTTATCATGGTTCGTCCTGCAGCTACCGGTGAGAACGAAGTTCTTGCAATGGGTGACTGTGCGATCAATATTCATCCGACAGAGGATGAGTTAGTTGAGATCGCAGGTGAGACAGCACAGTGTGCGAAGATTTTCGGTGTTGATCCTAAGGTTGCATTCTTAAGCTACTCTACACTCGGTTCCGGTAAAGGTGAGGATGTAGACAAAATGCGCAACGCAGCAAGCAAAGCAAAGGCAAAATACCCGGATCTTCCAATTGAAGGAGAACTTCAGTTCGACGCAGCAGTTTCTCCGCGTGTAGCACGTACTAAATGCCCGGGTAATCCGGTTGCAGGTCATGCAAACACATTTATCTTCCCGGATATCAATGCAGGAAATATCGGATACAAGATTGCACAGCGTCTTGGTAACTTCGAGGCTTATGGACCGATCTTACTTGGATTAAATGCTCCGATCAACGATTTGTCCCGTGGATGTAATGCAGCAGAAGTTTATTCTATGGCTATCATTACAGCAGCACTTGCATAA
- the tadA gene encoding tRNA adenosine(34) deaminase TadA has protein sequence MNQDEKYMKAAIRQARKAYALDEVPIGCVIVQDDKIIARGYNRRNTEGNTLAHAELTAIRKASRKTGDWRLEDCTMYVTLEPCQMCAGAIVQSRMKKVVIGSMNPKAGCAGSVLNLLQMQQFNHQVEIEKGVLGEECSEMLSTFFKELRQKKKSKELYPS, from the coding sequence ATGAATCAGGATGAAAAATACATGAAAGCAGCGATCCGGCAGGCAAGGAAAGCATACGCCTTAGATGAAGTACCGATCGGCTGCGTGATCGTGCAGGATGATAAGATCATTGCACGCGGGTATAACAGAAGAAATACAGAAGGCAATACGTTAGCACATGCGGAACTGACTGCCATACGTAAGGCAAGCAGGAAAACGGGAGACTGGCGGTTAGAGGACTGTACGATGTATGTGACGTTAGAGCCGTGCCAGATGTGTGCAGGGGCGATCGTTCAGAGCCGGATGAAAAAAGTGGTGATCGGAAGCATGAATCCGAAGGCGGGATGTGCCGGTTCGGTGCTAAATCTGCTTCAGATGCAGCAGTTCAACCATCAGGTCGAGATTGAAAAAGGAGTGTTAGGAGAAGAGTGTTCGGAAATGCTTTCCACATTTTTCAAGGAACTTCGCCAGAAAAAGAAGTCCAAAGAGCTGTATCCGTCTTGA
- a CDS encoding MATE family efflux transporter, which translates to MEQPLFTREDLKKLIIPLIIEQMLALSIGLFDTLMVSSCGEAAVSGVSLVDSISVLLIQILSALATGGAVVCSQYLGKKMPEKAKLSAGQLMFIMLTSSGTVMILVLFLHRFLLRAIFGQIEADVMDAAQIYFLISAISYPFLGVYNAGAALFRSIGNSKISMYTSLVMNVINIGGNAILIYGFGIGVTGAALATLIARMVSALVMVVLLSKKDNPLCITTPGCMRPKKDVIGKILKIGIPSGIENGMFQIGKLLVSSLTATFGTAAIAANAVANSIAGFANIPGIAIGLAMVTVIGRCIGAGEKEQAKRYSKKLLGLAYGGMCLTDITLLILVRPLVGCFSLSGEAFTITVQLLRTFSICAMLIWPLSFALPNVLRAAGDAKYTMEVSVFSMWVFRVASSYFFAGTLKMGVLGVWIGMYVDWVFRSLLFVIRYKRGKWLNKRVV; encoded by the coding sequence ATGGAGCAGCCGCTTTTTACAAGAGAAGATTTAAAAAAATTGATCATACCACTGATCATTGAACAGATGCTGGCACTCAGCATTGGTCTGTTTGATACTTTAATGGTGTCATCCTGCGGGGAAGCTGCGGTTTCGGGCGTATCGCTTGTAGACAGTATCAGTGTGCTGTTGATCCAGATATTGTCGGCGCTTGCGACCGGTGGAGCTGTTGTGTGCAGCCAGTATCTCGGTAAAAAAATGCCGGAGAAAGCAAAACTTTCGGCGGGTCAGTTGATGTTTATCATGCTCACATCATCTGGTACTGTGATGATACTGGTACTGTTTCTGCACCGTTTTTTATTGCGTGCAATTTTCGGACAGATCGAAGCAGATGTTATGGACGCAGCTCAGATTTATTTTCTGATCTCTGCGATATCTTATCCGTTCCTCGGCGTGTATAATGCAGGAGCAGCACTGTTTCGAAGCATAGGGAATAGTAAGATCAGCATGTATACAAGCCTTGTTATGAATGTGATCAATATCGGAGGCAATGCGATTTTGATTTATGGGTTTGGAATCGGTGTGACAGGTGCGGCGCTTGCGACACTGATCGCACGAATGGTATCTGCACTTGTTATGGTAGTGTTGTTGTCGAAAAAAGATAATCCGCTCTGCATCACGACACCGGGATGTATGCGTCCAAAGAAAGACGTGATCGGGAAAATTCTTAAGATCGGTATTCCAAGTGGTATTGAAAATGGAATGTTTCAGATCGGCAAACTTTTAGTATCAAGCCTGACTGCAACATTTGGAACGGCTGCGATCGCAGCAAATGCCGTAGCAAACAGCATCGCAGGCTTTGCAAATATTCCGGGAATTGCCATCGGGCTTGCAATGGTCACAGTAATCGGACGATGTATCGGTGCAGGGGAAAAAGAACAGGCAAAACGGTACAGTAAAAAACTGTTGGGACTTGCATATGGCGGCATGTGTCTGACGGACATTACGTTATTGATCCTGGTTCGGCCATTGGTTGGCTGTTTTTCTCTTTCCGGGGAGGCATTTACGATTACAGTGCAGCTTCTGCGGACATTTTCCATTTGTGCCATGCTGATCTGGCCATTAAGTTTTGCATTGCCGAATGTCCTGCGTGCTGCGGGAGATGCAAAATATACCATGGAGGTCAGCGTATTTTCCATGTGGGTATTCCGAGTTGCAAGCAGTTATTTCTTTGCGGGTACGTTAAAAATGGGAGTTCTTGGTGTATGGATCGGAATGTATGTGGACTGGGTGTTCCGTTCACTCCTGTTTGTAATACGGTATAA
- a CDS encoding DUF6128 domain-containing protein encodes MAGMKRFITYIYAYENTKKAGNTGFARIELRGEECRLEIHLRGVYAAQTHCKIYLFRKQGRGIEGSLIGEMDVRNGAGDFNVIMKTAHIPTSLLSFFEMEGIFLCSEDGSIFMSRWTEGEPLAVDMEHFIEWKAEQTEENIYAEEKQQENKIQTAQFDRESDNELRATELPARNFFPQYQWKDIWEQFLKSHPASMPFSEKNITCIKIELKDIRELPRKYWYLGNNSFLLHGFFNYRYLVLGKIEEDNEDKWFLGVPGIYQNQERVMAIIFGFPEFMPEQVENRFGCWYRFIEE; translated from the coding sequence ATGGCGGGAATGAAACGGTTTATTACATATATATATGCCTATGAAAATACAAAAAAAGCAGGAAATACAGGATTTGCCCGAATCGAGCTGCGTGGAGAAGAATGCAGATTAGAAATCCATCTGCGGGGTGTCTATGCGGCACAGACTCATTGTAAGATTTATCTGTTCCGTAAACAGGGCAGGGGGATAGAAGGAAGCCTGATTGGAGAAATGGATGTCCGTAATGGTGCAGGGGATTTTAACGTAATTATGAAAACAGCACATATACCGACATCATTGCTTAGCTTTTTTGAGATGGAAGGAATTTTTTTGTGCAGTGAAGATGGAAGTATTTTTATGAGCCGATGGACAGAGGGAGAGCCACTTGCTGTGGATATGGAACACTTCATAGAGTGGAAGGCAGAGCAGACGGAAGAAAATATATATGCAGAAGAAAAACAACAGGAAAATAAAATCCAGACCGCCCAATTTGACCGGGAATCTGACAATGAACTCAGAGCAACCGAACTTCCAGCCCGTAATTTCTTCCCACAGTACCAGTGGAAGGATATCTGGGAACAGTTTTTAAAAAGTCATCCGGCAAGCATGCCTTTTTCAGAAAAGAATATTACCTGCATTAAAATTGAATTAAAGGATATCAGAGAGCTTCCGAGGAAATACTGGTATCTTGGAAATAATAGTTTTTTGCTGCATGGATTTTTTAATTACAGATATCTTGTGCTTGGAAAAATAGAAGAAGATAACGAAGATAAATGGTTTCTCGGAGTGCCTGGAATTTATCAGAATCAGGAGCGTGTTATGGCGATCATCTTTGGGTTTCCGGAATTTATGCCGGAGCAGGTGGAAAACCGGTTTGGCTGCTGGTATCGTTTTATAGAGGAATAG
- a CDS encoding GNAT family N-acetyltransferase, whose product MQRKNASLKYEFETERLFLKVLTPNYANAVLNFQNRNRESFEAYEPARLDNFYTASYQQAVLKCEWDLALKQQCIRFYVFRKEDPLTIIGTVCLHDIRFAAYSCTEIGYKFDAAFRHMGYATEAVKGAMRLAFYDLHLHRVFARVMPENKASIYLLESIGFQYEGVERGCFLIQNRWEDHLRYAYLNPSDES is encoded by the coding sequence ATGCAGCGAAAAAACGCTTCTTTAAAATATGAATTTGAGACAGAGCGCCTGTTCCTAAAAGTCCTGACTCCAAACTACGCCAATGCAGTCTTAAATTTCCAGAACCGCAACCGCGAAAGTTTTGAAGCCTATGAACCGGCTAGACTGGATAATTTTTATACTGCATCCTACCAGCAGGCTGTTTTGAAATGTGAATGGGATCTCGCCCTGAAACAGCAGTGCATCCGTTTCTATGTTTTCCGGAAAGAAGATCCCCTGACGATCATCGGAACCGTATGCCTTCATGACATCCGCTTTGCCGCATATTCCTGTACAGAAATTGGCTATAAATTTGACGCAGCATTTCGTCACATGGGGTATGCCACAGAAGCTGTCAAAGGTGCTATGCGTCTTGCCTTTTATGATCTCCATCTTCACCGCGTGTTTGCTCGCGTTATGCCGGAAAATAAAGCATCCATATATCTTTTAGAATCAATTGGTTTCCAATACGAAGGTGTAGAACGCGGCTGCTTTCTTATCCAGAACCGCTGGGAAGACCATCTGCGCTACGCATACCTCAACCCATCTGATGAAAGCTAA
- a CDS encoding Fur family transcriptional regulator, producing MLKRSKQRESIKKFLISRYDHPTAETVYMNIKEEFPNISLGTVYRNLSLLADIGEIQKLSTGIGPDRFDGNPKPHYHFICKECGSVLDLNVTGLDHINVLAAQDFDGEIEGHVTYFYGKCPSCKGKIQTS from the coding sequence ATGCTGAAACGAAGTAAGCAGCGGGAATCCATCAAGAAGTTTTTAATCTCGCGTTATGACCACCCTACCGCAGAGACCGTCTATATGAATATCAAGGAAGAATTTCCGAATATCAGCCTTGGCACGGTATACCGCAATCTCTCATTGCTTGCAGATATCGGTGAGATCCAGAAGCTGTCTACAGGAATCGGACCTGATCGTTTTGACGGTAATCCAAAACCACATTACCATTTTATCTGTAAAGAATGTGGAAGCGTTCTGGATCTGAATGTAACAGGACTGGATCATATCAATGTTCTTGCCGCACAGGACTTTGACGGCGAGATTGAAGGACATGTAACATATTTTTATGGAAAATGCCCTTCCTGCAAAGGCAAAATACAGACTTCCTGA